The genomic segment CTCGCAACAGAAATGTTCCTTCGGCTTTGTTGTCAAGCAGGTTCTCTGCTTCGTACCGATCCATGACCCCCCAGTAAAAACTGCAGTTTGCAATCTGCTGCAGGTCAGGCACTAGACAGTGAGTGTATTCGACCCGACTGTGAATACGCTGATAGGTGTCGCTGTTGGGGGCTTCGTGCGGTGGGTAATCCTGAATGGGTGCATCATTGAAGTCGTCGTCGTTGAAATAATCTAGAGAGAACTGGCTGTGACTCCCAGGGTTAGCCTGTAGCGAACAGCTCTGCTGGAACGACGAGCAGAGTTGGTCGTTAGATGCCAATGTGGAAACAGACCGAAAATTGCGGCATGCACAAAATGTATTTCTGTCTACGTGGTTTCCAGCAACTCTGGAACCACCTTGTTGACcttcctgttgctgttgctgttgttgatgacaaGTTGTATTGATGTTATCAGTGGAACAGCCAACCGAACCCgaggtgttgttgatgttgtttaaagATCCAGCAAACTGCCTGGCTGACATTCGATGGTGCTGCTTGTCAACAGAACTAAATAAAGTCTTCTTTGAATGGTGTTTCCGATGATGGCGACTCTTCGGTAAACGCAAGACGTTGTTTGTGGAGATTTGGCAAGATGGAGTCAACAAGAAGTTGGAAGATGATGGTCGTTGTGAACAAGTGGCCAGTAGCAACTGGTGTTCACAACTGGAAAAGTTTGAACATCTGGAAGTTCCAACACAGGGTTGTGAGTAACCCATGTACCGGGACTGCTTAGATTGTTTGTCTCGAAATTTGATTGACCAAggtttcttgtgtttgttttttggtgGCGATCCTGAACACGAGCCTGAAGCAGCTTCCATGCCGACATTTGATTTGTATCCGCAATGTTGGCACGAAGAGGGGCAATCTGTGTGTTTTTTGGTTTGTTCAATCTGTAGGGAGTCAGACAGGGCATGCTGCTTCAGCAAGATCGGTTCACTACTTATCTGCGAGGAGCCTGAAGTTAACGAAAGTGTAGCAGCTTGTCGCTCGTGGAGCTCGGCGATACTGACGAGAGACAGTTCACTGCCACAGCAGAAAAATGGACGAATGGGCGATCGATGGTGGACAGTACTTGATTTGTTCTTTCCAGCATGATTAAATGTGGCCATTGCCCCAGACTGCACACTGGATTGACTTTCACTGGAGGGACTGCTTCCtgcaacaaaataaaagaaagaaaaacgattaATTTAgttgaaaacaaatcaaaatgatTTAAAGTTAAAATGAATTAAACTCTTTATAAATACCATTTTTTGAGAGTTTTAAATGGCAAGATAAACTGCAGCCATTTCATGATGTAAAGTGGCTGGTGGTAAGAGGactcttccaacccatgccagcatggaaaagataaattatgatagcggtggtggtggtgatgataattaaCTGTATCCATAGAGCAGCAGATTCCAAAATTGGTAGACTATGCCAAGTTCTGTTCGTTCTGGAAAGGTTTCTGTGgttcaatgcccttcctaatgccagtacactatatatatacatacaatatatatcttttacttgtgtcagtcattagatttGCAGCTATGCTgtggcacagccttgaagggccTGGTTGAACAAATCAGACATaggcctttttttgtttttcttttttaaatctggtactttttCTGCCAgcctcttttttgccaaaccactaagtttcagggacaaaaacaaacacactcacacatgacaggtttcttttagtttctgcaaccaaatccagtcacagaCTTTTGATTGACccagggctacagcagaagacacctgcccaaggtgttgtgcagttggaccgaacccagaaccaagtggttggaaaCTAaacttatcatacagccacatcTACACccacctctcatatatatatatatatatatatatatatatcatcatcatcattgtcgtttaacgtccgctttccatgctagcatgggttggacgatttgactgaggactggtgaaaccagatggctacaccaggctccaatctgatctggcagagtttctacatctggatgcccttcctaacgccaaccactccgagagtgtactgggtgcttttacgtgccaccggcacgaaggccagtcaggcgacatAT from the Octopus bimaculoides isolate UCB-OBI-ISO-001 chromosome 11, ASM119413v2, whole genome shotgun sequence genome contains:
- the LOC106867384 gene encoding uncharacterized protein LOC106867384 isoform X2 — protein: MASGSSPSSESQSSVQSGAMATFNHAGKNKSSTVHHRSPIRPFFCCGSELSLVSIAELHERQAATLSLTSGSSQISSEPILLKQHALSDSLQIEQTKKHTDCPSSCQHCGYKSNVGMEAASGSCSGSPPKNKHKKPWSIKFRDKQSKQSRYMGYSQPCVGTSRCSNFSSCEHQLLLATCSQRPSSSNFLLTPSCQISTNNVLRLPKSRHHRKHHSKKTLFSSVDKQHHRMSARQFAGSLNNINNTSGSVGCSTDNINTTCHQQQQQQQEGQQGGSRVAGNHVDRNTFCACRNFRSVSTLASNDQLCSSFQQSCSLQANPGSHSQFSLDYFNDDDFNDAPIQDYPPHEAPNSDTYQRIHSRVEYTHCLVPDLQQIANCSFYWGVMDRYEAENLLDNKAEGTFLLRDSAQEDFLFSVSFRRYGRSLHARIEQCNHKFSFDCHDPGVFAASTVCRLIEHYKDPSCCMFFEPMLTRPLTRTYPFSLQHLCRAAICSFITYDKVSELPLPLALKDFLKYYHYKMKVTEKHF
- the LOC106867384 gene encoding uncharacterized protein LOC106867384 isoform X1, which gives rise to MASVSRMQMCKNTAVAFFRVKKPGSSPSSESQSSVQSGAMATFNHAGKNKSSTVHHRSPIRPFFCCGSELSLVSIAELHERQAATLSLTSGSSQISSEPILLKQHALSDSLQIEQTKKHTDCPSSCQHCGYKSNVGMEAASGSCSGSPPKNKHKKPWSIKFRDKQSKQSRYMGYSQPCVGTSRCSNFSSCEHQLLLATCSQRPSSSNFLLTPSCQISTNNVLRLPKSRHHRKHHSKKTLFSSVDKQHHRMSARQFAGSLNNINNTSGSVGCSTDNINTTCHQQQQQQQEGQQGGSRVAGNHVDRNTFCACRNFRSVSTLASNDQLCSSFQQSCSLQANPGSHSQFSLDYFNDDDFNDAPIQDYPPHEAPNSDTYQRIHSRVEYTHCLVPDLQQIANCSFYWGVMDRYEAENLLDNKAEGTFLLRDSAQEDFLFSVSFRRYGRSLHARIEQCNHKFSFDCHDPGVFAASTVCRLIEHYKDPSCCMFFEPMLTRPLTRTYPFSLQHLCRAAICSFITYDKVSELPLPLALKDFLKYYHYKMKVTEKHF